CTAAAAGCAAGCTGAAGAGAAGGCTTGACAACACAAACTTAGGACGGCGAATCGATTTCATGGAGAATCCTCTCTCAGATAGGGTCAAGGGGAAAATTAGCCTCACTCATCCAATTTTTCACAGCATGATGAAAGTAGAATGAAAAAAATTGAAGTTTGATGTCAATATATACGGAATTCGTTGCATCACTTCGATTCACGCTCTGAGGAAACACGCTTGACGCTTAAACTGCGAGGTACATCTGCAATTGTGTTCTCTGACGTAAATCCCCTAGAGCTTGCCGCTCCAGTTGCCGAACCCGCTCTTTGCTCAAATGTAACTGATTACCGATCTGAGACAGCGACAAAGCTTTTCCATCAATTAATCCAAATCGCAAAATGAGAATTTTTCGTTCTCTTTCAGATAAGCGATCGAGCGCAGATTGAATGTCTTGTTGCAACATCGCTCGCGTTAAATTCTCTTCCGGTGAAGCGTATTCAGATTCGAGCAAATCTCGTAAGACTGTTTCTTGAGCATCAGAAATCGGCTGATCAAGGGAACGAGGATATTTTGCAACGATTAAGTATTCTCGAACCTGTTCCGGTGATAAGCTCGTTTCCTGGGCAATCTCTGAGACTGTAGCAGTCCGCCTCAGTTGCTGCGATAAAGTTCTTTGAGCCTTTTTAATTTTGTTCAGCTTCTCAGTCACATGAGTCGGAAGCCGCAAGGTGCGCGAGTAGAGAGCTAAATAGCGAGTAATTGACTGCCGAATCCACCAATACGCATAGGTTGAAAATCGATATTGCTTTGCTGGATCAAATTTCTCGATCGCCCGTTCTAGTCCAAGTGAACCTTCTTGAATCAGATCGAGTAAGTCAACATTGCGCTTCTGGTAGCGTTTTGCGATCAATACCACAAATCGTAAATTTGATTCAAGTAGTTTTTGTTTTGCCTGACTTCCAGCCGCGATCGCTTCGGTTAGTTCCGGTTCAGATTGCTTTGCTGCGATTGCCCACTGCGCGATTGTTGGCTCTCGGTGTAGTTGATTCGCGATCATGATTTTCAATTGCTGAAGTTGCATCAAGGTCTGAACTTGCTGACCATATTGCAATTCTTCAGCCGCATTGAGCAGTGGAAAGCGACCAATATCGTTCAAGTAAAGCTGCATTGAATCAGAAATCGCGCGGTCTGTCTCCATAAAATGCCTCGAAGCAGCAACCTGACAAAAATACTCAAGAAATCTGAAGCCTCCAAACTGGAAACTTCAGATAAAAATTGGTGTGAGATCTAAGCCTTGTTTCATTCAAGTCTCAGTCTCAAAGAATCATTTTGATCGATCGTGATGAAAACGGTATGAAATTTGCGATCGTCTTAGATGCGACCATAGCGTGTTGTGACTTGGATAGTTCCTAAAGCGATTTCAGAACCGAGTCCAACAACCTGACTACTGACTGAAAAGAAAGCTGTCGGCAGCGCATTGGGATTCTGAACTTTCTTCAAGTCAAGTCTAAGAACAGTGTCAGGCTTCACAGGTTGGGCAAATGCGATCGTTGCCGTTTCTCCATTCATCGAAATAGTTGCAGCGATGGACTTGTTGAATTGGTCAAAGACTTGGATGTTTTGGCTAAGTTGAACAGAGTCTTGTGCTTCAACCATCAACGCTGAAACTTCTTGTCCCATCACATGAACTTTCAGCGAGTAGCTTCCAGGCTGAAACTTAGCATTGTTGAGATTAGCAGAGCTACCTGCAAGATGAGGTACTTTTGCACTTCCAGATGCTTGAGCGGCAGTCCCAAAAGCAAGCAGGACGATCGTTGCGGTTGCAGCCGAAAGGAACCGTTTCATAAACATTCTCCTGAATTGTAAAAAACTGGACGGGTTTGAGTTTCAAGGGAGAACGGGTCAAACCATTCATCAATGCGACCGCGTTCTATATTTTTAATCTTGACAGGCTGGAATGAAAGAGTGATGAAAAAATAAATGATTTTAACTAGATTAGCGAACAGTAATTTTCATAGAAATGATTCCGTTAG
This genomic interval from Leptolyngbya sp. NIES-2104 contains the following:
- a CDS encoding DUF2808 domain-containing protein; its protein translation is MKRFLSAATATIVLLAFGTAAQASGSAKVPHLAGSSANLNNAKFQPGSYSLKVHVMGQEVSALMVEAQDSVQLSQNIQVFDQFNKSIAATISMNGETATIAFAQPVKPDTVLRLDLKKVQNPNALPTAFFSVSSQVVGLGSEIALGTIQVTTRYGRI
- a CDS encoding sigma-70 family RNA polymerase sigma factor produces the protein METDRAISDSMQLYLNDIGRFPLLNAAEELQYGQQVQTLMQLQQLKIMIANQLHREPTIAQWAIAAKQSEPELTEAIAAGSQAKQKLLESNLRFVVLIAKRYQKRNVDLLDLIQEGSLGLERAIEKFDPAKQYRFSTYAYWWIRQSITRYLALYSRTLRLPTHVTEKLNKIKKAQRTLSQQLRRTATVSEIAQETSLSPEQVREYLIVAKYPRSLDQPISDAQETVLRDLLESEYASPEENLTRAMLQQDIQSALDRLSERERKILILRFGLIDGKALSLSQIGNQLHLSKERVRQLERQALGDLRQRTQLQMYLAV